The proteins below are encoded in one region of Lagenorhynchus albirostris chromosome 7, mLagAlb1.1, whole genome shotgun sequence:
- the SLC25A51 gene encoding mitochondrial nicotinamide adenine dinucleotide transporter SLC25A51 isoform X1, with product MDSEAHEKRPPILTSSKQDIAPHIANVSEMKHYLCGCCAAFNNIAITFPIQKVLFRQQLYGIKTRDAVLQLRRDGFRNLYRGILPPLMQKTTTLALMFGLYEDLSCLLRKHVSTPEFATCSLAAVLAGTTEAIFTPLERVQTLLQDHKHHDKFTNTYQAFKALKCHGIREYYRGLVPVLFRNGFSNVLFFSLRGPIKEYLPTATTHGAHLVNDFICGGLLGAMLGILFFPVNVVKTRMQSQIGGEFQSFPKVFQKIWLERDRKLTNLFRGAHLNYHRSLISWGIINATYEFLLKII from the coding sequence ATGGATTCAGAAGCTCATGAAAAGAGGCCACCAATCCTAACATCTTCAAAGCAAGATATAGCACCTCATATTGCAAATGTTAGTGAAATGAAGCATTACTTGTGTGGCTGCTGTGCGGCTTTCAACAATATAGCCATCACATTTCCCATTCAGAAGGTCCTCTTTCGGCAACAGCTGTATGGAATCAAAACCCGGGATGCAGTACTTCAATTGAGGAGGGATGGGTTTCGAAATTTGTATCGCGGAATCCTTCCCCCTTTAATGCAGAAGACGACTACACTGGCACTTATGTTTGGTCTGTATGAGGATTTATCTTGCCTTCTCCGTAAGCATGTCAGTACCCCAGAGTTTGCAACCTGTAGCCTGGCCGCAGTACTTGCAGGAACGACAGAAGCAATTTTCACTCCATTGGAAAGAGTTCAAACATTGCTTCAAGACCACAAGCATCATGACAAATTTACAAACACTTATCAGGCTTTCAAAGCACTGAAATGCCATGGAATTAGAGAGTATTATCGAGGCTTGGTGCCTGTTCTTTTCCGTAACGGATTCAGCAATGTCCTTTTTTTTAGCCTTCGAGGTCCCATCAAGGAGTACCTGCCTACAGCAACAACCCACGGTGCTCATTTGGTCAATGATTTTATCTGCGGGGGCCTGTTGGGTGCCATGTTGGGGATCTTGTTTTTTCCAGTTAATGTTGTAAAAACTCGCATGCAATCTCAGATTGGTGGGGAATTTCAGTCTTTCCCTAAGGTTTTCCAAAAAATCTGGCTAGAACGGGACAGGAAACTGACAAATCTTTTCAGAGGTGCCCATCTGAATTACCATCGATCCCTCATCTCTTGGGGCATAATTAATGCGACTTATGAGTTCTTGTTAAAGATTATATGA